In Spinacia oleracea cultivar Varoflay chromosome 5, BTI_SOV_V1, whole genome shotgun sequence, a single window of DNA contains:
- the LOC110805526 gene encoding uncharacterized protein, which produces MTKPRFPKRDEWKRKQDEGEFVPKRLDDVLSRALGKTKEGRPITFGGGVGIKAVWGTGERRSSRRYGDAEMEEMEARVTKRVKDETIQEMNSKMDAMVMEKFITFAKELGVQIPSQMRIDANVHSSCLSGGLDPFADITEPVPCHLYLNIGSEKVFVSYGTICPELLLDHHNDVTSDNVKVSVDDFEPVYKEAPVPVPSQYIKKLAQAHGTFTQWPKHLVSLTNEEVNKPTSKEPKGKGNKGKEIVLGGSGTKASNTKSKTYFLENYKVQNLSGKCNVMKTMMLGLKEGEHVKVHCTKRTFNMEKDFEISVTVEDTDQLLSGAWLNISIIQVFVM; this is translated from the exons gatgaatggaaaaggaaacaagatgAAGGGGAATTTGTTCCTAAAAGGCTTGATGATGTCTTATCTCGTGCACTTGGTAAGACTAAAGAAGGGAGACCAAtaacatttggtggtggagtaggcatcaaagctgtgtgggggaccggagagcggcgtagctctcgacggtatggagatgcggagatggaggaaatggaagcaagagtgaccaaaagggtcaaagatgagacaatacaagagatgaactccaagatggatgccatggttatggagaaatttatcacatttgctaaagaacttggtgtccaaataccaagccagatgaggatagacgcaaatgttcatagtagttgtctttccgggggtttagatccatttgccgacattacg gaacctgtcccgtgccatctatacctgaacataggctccgagaaagtctttgtttcctatggtaccatatgtccagagttgctccttgatcaccacaacgacgtcacttccgataacgtgaaagtgagcgttgatgattttgagcccgtgtacaaagaagctcccgtccccgtgccttctcaatatattaagaaacttgctcaagctcatggtaccttcactcagtggccaaagcatttggtgtcgcttacgaatgaggag gtaaacaagcctacaagtaaagagcctaaagggaaagggaacaaagggaaagagatagtgcttgggggaagtggaacaaaagcatccaacactaaatcaaaaacctatttccttgaaaattataaagtgcaaaatttgagtggtaagtgcaatgtgatgaaaactatgatgttgggattaaaagaaggggagcacgttaaggtacattgcactaaaaggacattcaatatggaaaaggactttgaaattagtgtcaccgttgaagacaccgatcaacttctctcgggagcatggctcaatatatcaataatacaagtttttgttatgtga
- the LOC110805527 gene encoding uncharacterized protein has product MTTGEMTLAEMKAAYEQAQAELAQERASIENLQKELDSVKSSRYQSRYKAGGKPRKLTFEMPDDFEDLTDDEEPRDEEDGSTPDPVTQRLNKMDARMTKHYSRLMKLMIKLPGAPTPVETEPTDRYAASPFCEAIARVTVPHTLRLPTWTTLYDGTSDPYRHVNFYKQRMWQIGIPFDLVEPVMCKSFGGTLDGAALEWLMNVAPGSISCLSDLINAFYQQFASSRQLEKQTSDLYRLVQGPTESVRDYFNRFNCEKISIKNCDVRTAIEAFKRGLIPNSELYREITKYPCATFEEVRSRATAQMRIEDDEVIRTASQRSTGGSSDRRSYTPRSSSWRHQPYNRQNQVQNVNQYDDANNVYRNERVVYPPIPEYGFNVDIGGVVNALQNVGGTVRWPKKSDRPDSMKDMSKWCDFHRDNGHTTEECISLKKEVAYLLKRGHLKKLLSDKGKETYNKDSNTQPSPTPSGDRPAPPMFEKVVNVISGGSDICGLTSSAAKKINRGESEAVKEGQTEDEVALDKSLAAMTITFDDSVSTDAQQEHHDGLVISLPIGNALIKRILIDNSSSANVLFLEALQEMGLEEKSIIRRSTVLVGFSGESLRTVGEISLPTYAEGVNVMTKFNVVDCPSAYNVILGRPWIHKMKAVPSTYHQSIKFPTKWGVIEIKGQPREAKKCYETALKPSKSSI; this is encoded by the coding sequence ATGACTACTGGAGAGATGACGCTCGCAGAAATGAAGGCAGCCTACGAGCAAGCCCAAGCAGAGCTGGCCCAAGAAAGGGCATCCATTGAAAACTTGCAAAAAGAGCTCGATTCTGTGAAGAGCTCAAGATACCAGTCGCGTTACAAGGCTGGTGGGAAGCCGAGGAAGCTGACATTCGAGATGCCCGACGATTTCGAAGATCTGACCGACGACGAGGAGCCCCGAGATGAGGAAGACGGATCGACCCCAGACCCGGTGACCCAGCGCCTGAACAAGATGGATGCACGCATGACAAAGCATTACTCTCGCCTGATGAAGCTGATGATCAAGCTACCCGGAGCACCCACACCAGTAGAGACCGAACCAACCGACAGGTATGCGGCATCACCATTTTGTGAAGCGATCGCCAGAGTAACGGTTCCGCACACACTTCGACTCCCTACCTGGACCACCCTGTATGATGGAACGTCTGATCCCTACCGGCACGTCAACTTCTACAAGCAGCGCATGTGGCAGATCGGAATCCCATTCGATTTGGTCGAGCCTGTCATGTGCAAATCGTTCGGCGGTACCCTTGATGGAGCAGCTCTGGAATGGCTCATGAACGTCGCCCCCGGATCCATCTCCTGCCTGTCCGACCTAATCAACGCTTTTTATCAGCAGTTCGCCAGCAGTCGCCAATTGGAGAAGCAAACCAGTGACCTCTATCGGTTGGTTCAAGGACCAaccgagtcggtacgcgattaCTTTAACCgctttaattgtgaaaaaattagtataaaaaaCTGTGATGTCAGGACAGCTATCGAGGCATTCAAAAGAGGTCTCATCCCCAACTCGGAGCTGTACCGGGAaataaccaaatacccctgtgCAACCTTCGAGGAGGTGCGATCGAGAGCCACCGCCCAAATGCGGATTGAAGACGACGAGGTCATCCGGACGGCGTCCCAACGCTCAACAGGGGGCAGCAGCGACAGGAGATCATACACCCCAAGGAGTAGCAGCTGGCGACACCAGCCGTATAACCGGCAGAACCAGGTACAAAATGTCAATCAATACGATGACGCTAACAATGTTTACAGGAATGAACGGGTCGTTTATCCCCCCATCCCCGAATATGGCTTCAACGTCGACATCGGAGGCGTGGTGAACGCCCTTCAAAATGTAGGTGGTACCGTCAGATGGCCTAAGAAGAGCGACAGACCAGACTCCATGAAGGACATGAGCAAGTGGTGCGACTTCCACCGCGACAATGGCCACACAACCGAGGAATGCATCTCCCTCAAAAAGGAGGTAGCATATCTATTGAAAAGAGGACACCTGAAAAAGCTGCTGAGCGACAAAGGGAAGGAGACGTACAACAAGGACAGCAACACCCAACCCAGCCCAACACCAAGCGGCGACCGACCGGCCCCGCCCATGTTCGAAAAAGTGGTAAATGTTATTTCTGGTGGTTCAGATATCTGTGGACTAACTtcttctgcagctaaaaaaATCAACAGAGGCGAATCTGAAGCCGTCAAAGAGGGGCAGACCGAAGATGAAGTGGCACTCGACAAGTCATTAGCAGCGATGACAATAACCTTCGACGATTCAGTTTCAACCGACGCACAACAGGAACACCACGACGGGCTAGTCATATCGCTCCCAATAGGCAACGCTCTCATCAAAAGGATATTGATCGACAACAGCAGTTCAGCAAACGTACTGTTCTTAGAGGCTCTGCAAGAAATGGGACTGGAAGAAAAGAGTATAATCAGAAGGTCGACGGTCTTAGTAGGGTTCAGTGGAGAGTCGCTACGAACAGTAGGGGAGATATCGCTGCCTACGTACGCAGAAGGTGTTAATGTGATGACCAAGTTCAACGTCGTCGACTGCCCATCAGCATACAACGTCATTCTAGGACGACCGtggatccacaaaatgaaaGCAGTACCATCAACGTACCACCAATCAATCAAGTTTCCAACCAAATGGGGGGTCATAGAAATCAAAGGACAACCAAGAGAAGCGAAGAAGTGTTATGAAACAGCGCTGAAACCATCAAAGTCATCTATCTAG